The sequence below is a genomic window from Oncorhynchus tshawytscha isolate Ot180627B unplaced genomic scaffold, Otsh_v2.0 Un_contig_3187_pilon_pilon, whole genome shotgun sequence.
ctccaggtcatctacaagtccatgctaggtaaagctggtgtatctcactgatcatccctaaagccaacacctcatttggccgcctttcgttccagttctctgctgcctgtaactggaacgaattgaaaatcgctgaagttggagacttttatctccctcaccaacttcaaacatcagctatctgagcagttaaccgatcgctgcagctgtacatagtctatcggtaaatagcccacccatttttacctacctcatacccatactgtttttatttatttacttatctgctcttttgcacaccaatatctctacctgtacatgaccatctgatcatttatcactccagtgttattaatctgcaaaattgtaattattcgcctacctcctcatgccttttgcacacattgtatatagactccccctttttttctactgtgttattgacttgttaattgtttactccatgtgtaactctgtgttgtctgttcacactgctatgctttatcttggccaggtcgcagttgcaaatgagaacttgttctcaactggcctacctggttaaataaaggtgaaataaaataaaaaatgtgtcttctcagtcatgttgacactggtctactaccaggtcatgtgtcttctcagtcatgttgacactggtctactaccagatcatgtgtcttctcagtcatgttgacactggtctactaccaggtcatgtgtcttctcagtcatgttgacactggtctactaccaggtcatgtgtcttctcagtcatgttgacactggtctactaccaggtcatgtatCTTCTCattcatgttgacactggtctactaccaggtcatgtatCTTCTCattcatgttgacactggtctactaccagatcatgtgtcttctcagtcatgttgacactgatctactaccaggtcatgtgtcttctaccaggacagagacagagagagagacagagagagagagagagagagagagacagagagagacagacagacagagacagagagagatagacagagagaaagacagacagagagagacagagagaaagccagacagagagacagacagaaagacagacagagagatagacagagagacagagagaaagacagacagagacagagacagacagagagacagagagagagacagagagagacagagacagacagagagacagagagagagagacagagagaaagacagacagagagagacagagagaaagacagacagagagacagagagaaagacagacagagagactacaTTTCTTTAATCTATCATTCTCCCATGTATCACAGAAGGTAGATCAATAAAACATAACATGTTACATTGTTGTTTACAACATGTAGAAGACTAATACTCTGACAACATACCATCTGTCCTCACCAGatacaacacagtcaaatacATGCAAATTCTGCTCATACCTTCAACAGTACAATGCAAATAAATGGACATCTCAGAACCGTTGGAAACACTACGTGAAGACTCAGTTGGAGAAGAGAAACTCCACATTAGATAACTAAGGACTAATTCATAGGTGTGCTGTGATAAAACCTGTGGGTCTTGAGTTTTCGTATTTTTACAACTTCTTGGGCCTTTTTTTCTCCCTGAAGTGTCTGTCAACGTCTAAATGTACAACCATTTGAGTCCTATGAACTGTAGTATAACCAAAATATAATTCTGATGAAGAATTACACAAATCATATTATTCCTGTCGTCATGCTATGAGCCTGGCTAagctacaacaacaacacacggtATATTTAAACCCACAAACATTTACAGGACACAATCATTTTGATCCAATACATAGATTCCCCCGCTGGTGGTCTACGGTTCATTACCAGGGGAATCCAACATGACCATGACATATTAAACTAGTGTTTTGAGAGTACCAAGTAGGCATTACTGTAAAATTTAAGTCCATAACATTACTGTAGAATATCAGTCCAAAACATTACTGTAGAATATCAGTCCAAAACATTACAGTCCAAAACATTAGTGTAATATATCAGTGTAAAAAAATTACTGTAAAATTTAAGTCCATAACATTACTGTAGAATATCAGTCCAAAACATTACTGTAGAATATCAGTCCATAACATTACTGTTGAATATCAGTCCATAACATTACTGTAGAATATCAGTCCAAAACATTACAGTCCAAAACATTACTGTAATATATCAGTGTAAAAACATTACTGTAAAATTTAAGTCCATAACATTACTGTAGAATATCAGTCCAAAACATTACTGTAATATATCAGTCCAAAACATTACTGTAGAATATCAGTCCATAACATTACTGTAGAATATCAGTCCATAACATTACTGTAATATATCAGTCCATAACATTACTGTAATATATCAGTGTAAAAAAATTACTGTAAAATTTAAGTCCATAACATTACTGTAGAATATCAGTCCAAAACATTACTGTAATATATCAGTCCATAACATTACTGTAGAATATCAGTCCAAAACATTACAGTCCAAAACATTACAGTCCATAACATTACTGTAATATATCAGTGTAAAAAAATTACTGTAAAATTTAAGTCCATAACATTACTGTAGAATATCAGTCCATAACATTACTGTAATATATCAGTGTAAAAAAATTACTGTAAAATTTAAGTCCAAAACATTACTGTAATATATCAGTCCATAACATTACTGTAGAATGTCAGTCCATAACATTACTGTAGAATGTCAGTCCATAACAAAACAACACTCCTTTTAAAACTGGTTTATTGGGAGTGGGTCATTTGAAATGAGGGTGAAAAGAGAAACTGGTGGGAAGATGTGTGAATTATCTGAAGAAAAGACTATCTATTTCCAGGGGCCGTTGGAAAGGCTAGTCCTCCATCCAGACTGGTTGATCTTTAAAGGTCGGAAGGTCATAGCTGGCTCCAACTCTtctgaggcgtgtgtgtgtgtgtggttggtggTAGGAGTCATGTTGAGAATTTACACCATTGAGGGGGGTCAACGCCCGAGGGACTCCAGTGTTGCCATGACGCCACCCAGACGATGGCATttccccccctcctcacccccctccccgTCGCGTCGTTCTCTCAACCTCTCACGTTCTCATCGTTCTGATTTGATCTGGATTGAAACAACAAAAACAGAGGAACCAATCAGATCTCATATTGTTCTCTAAGAAGGGGAGGGTGATAAGAGGGCATAAGAAGAGCTATGAACAGTGGAAAGTTTATAGGGATCTAGAGACACGTGACAAAGGGAGAAAGGTGACCAAGGCAGACGACTGGAATGACGTGGACTAGAGGTTCATTATGGGGTTCTACTGCCAGTCTACTAAACACTAATGACGTGGACTAGAGGTTCATTATGGGGTTCTACTGCCAGtctactacactaaacactaatgACGTGGACTAGAGGTTCATTATGGGGTTCTACTGCCAGtctactacactaaacactaatgACGTGGACTAGAGGTTCATTATGGGGTTCTACTGCCAGtctactacactaaacactaatgACGTGGACTAGAGGTTCATTATGGGGTTCTACTACCAGtctactacactaaacactaatgACGTGGACTAGAGGTTCATTATGGGGTTCTACTACCAGtctactacactaaacactaatgATGTGGACTAGAGGTTCATTAAGGGGTTCTACTGCCAGTCTACTACACTAATGACGTGGACTAGAGGTTCATTATGGGGTTCTACTGCCAGtctactacactaaacactaatgACGTGGACTAGACGTTCATTAAGGGGTTCTACTGCCAGTCTACTACACTAATGACATGGACTAGAGGTTCATTAAGGGGTTCTACTGCCAGTGTACTACACTAATGACGTGGACTAGAGGTTCATTATGGGGTTCTACTGCCAGTCTACTACACTAATGACGTGGACTAGAGTTTCATTATGGGGTTCTACTGCCAGTGTACTACACTAATGACGTGGACTAGAGGTTCATTATGGGGTTCTACTGCCAGtctactacactaaacactaatgACGTGGACTAGAGGTTCATTATGGGGTTCTACTGCCAGTCTACTACACTAACACTAATGACGTGGACTAGAGGTTAATTATGGGGTTCTACTGCCAGTCTCCTAAACACTAATGACGTGGACTAGAGGTTCATTATGGGGTTCTACTGCCAGTCTACTACACTAATGACGTGGACTAGAGTTTCATTATGGGGTTCTACTGCCAGTGTACTACACTAATGACGTGGACTAGAGGTTCATTATGGGGTTCTACTGCCAGtctactacactaaacactaatgACGTGGACTAGAGGTTCATTATGGGGTTCTACTGCCAGTCTACTACACTAACACTAATGACGTGGACTAGAGGTTAATTAAGGGGTTCTACTGCCAGTCTCCTACACTAATGACGTGGACTAGAGGTTCATTATGGGGTTCTACTGCCAGtctactacactaaacactaatgACGTGGACTAGAGGTTCATTATGGGGTTCTACTGCCAGtctactacactaaacactaatgACGTGGACTAGAGGTTAATTAACGGGTTCTACTGCCAGTCTACTACACTAAACACTGATGACGTCAAATACTCACAGTGACATTTCATCTACAGACGGAAGTCAAATGGAAATaattaaatttaaatttaaatgaaGCTATTAGTTTCTACATATCACATAACTATGGAGAAAAATCAAGTCAAACACATTTAGTGGCGCTGAaaccacgagagagagagagagagagagtctgccgCACCTTGCAGCCAATCGACGCCTTCAGGTAAACCTTCTCCTTTCACAGCATCGCTGGCACTGAAACAGACACAAAAGAGAGCAGGTCGGTGAAAACCAACGGTTCAACAACGATTAGAAAAGGCAACGTTTTGTCATATAACCAGAAAGGCCTGTTCCGGAGGTTGGACTAAACAGACCCGATGAAATCTAATGCGCTGTAACGGACTGAACCGTAGTGGTGCTGGTCTACAAACATGAAATGTGTGCCAACAAGGATTCTGGGTGTTTTAGAACTCATATATCTtttcaatgtttatttatttcaccttgatttaaccaggtaggctagttgagaacacctttatttaaccaggtaggctagttgagaacacctttatttaaccaggtaggctagttgagaacacctttatttaaccaggtaggctagtagagaacacctttatttaaccaggtaggctagttgagaacacctttatttaaccaggtaggaacacctttatttaaccaggtaggctagttgagaacacctttatttaaccaggtaggctagttgagaacacctttatttaaccaggtaggctagttgagaacacctttatttaaccaggtaggctagttgagaacacctttatttaaccaggtaggctagttgagaacacctttatttaaccaggtagttgagaacaccttgatttaaccaggtaggctagttgagaacacctttatttaaccaggtaggctagttgagaacacctttatttaaccaggtaggctagttgagaacacctttatttaaccaggtaggctagttgagaacacctttatttaaccaggtaggccagttgagaacaagttctcatttacaattgcgacctggccaagataaagcaaagcagttcgacacacaacaacaacacagagagttacacatggagtaaaacaaacatacagtctataatacagtagaaacaagtctatatacgatctgtgtaaatgaggtgagataagggaggtaaaggcaaaaaaggccatggtggcgaagtaaatacaatatagcaagtaaaacactggaatggtagttttgcagtggaagaatgtgcaaagtagagataaaaataatggggtgcaaaggagcaaaataaataaataaatacagtagggtagaggtagttgtttgggctaaattataggtgggctatgtacaggtgcagtaatctacCAGATGTGCCAGGGCTTGTCCTTGATGTTCTCCAGGCAGAGGAGCTGGGAGACCTTGACTGAAGACAGGGCGTCTCTCACGTCCATCTTGTTGGCAAAGAACAGCAAGGGGATCCGCCGGTGCTTTACGTCTACAGAGACAAGGTTAGAATCAGGCGGTGCTTTACGTCTACAGAGACAAGGTTAGAATCAGGGGGATCTGTCGGTGCTTTACGTCTACAGAGACAAGGTTAGAATCAGGCGGTGCTTTACGTCTACAGAGACAAGGTTAGAATCAGGCGGTGCTTTACGTCTACAGAGACAAGGTTAGAATCAGGGGGATCTGTCGGGGCTTTACATCTACAGAGACAAGGTTAGAATCAGGCGGTGCTTTACGTCTACAGAGACAAGGTTAGAATCAGGGGGATCTGTCGGTGCTTTACGTCTACAGAGACAAGGTTAGAATCAGGCGGTGCTTTACATCTACAGAGACAAGGTTAGAATCAGGGGGATCTGTCGGTGCTTTACGTCTACAGAGACAAGGTTAGAATCAGGCGGTGCTTTACATCTACAGAGACAAGGTTAGAATCAGGCGGTGCTTTACGACTATAGAGACAAGGTTAGAATCAGGGGGCTTTACGTCTACAGAGTGGTTTCACTTTACGTCTACAGAGACAAGGTTAGAATCAGGGGGCGGTGCTTTACGTCTACAGAGACAAGGTTAGAATCAGGCGGTGCTTTACGTCTACAGAGACAAGGTTAGAATCAGGGAATCAGGCGGTGCTTTACGTCTACAGAGACAAGGTTAGAATCAGGCGGTGCTTTACGTCTACAGAGACAAGGTTAGAATCAGGCGGTGCTTTACGTCTACAGAGACAAGGTTAGAATCAGGCGGTGCTTTACGTCTACAGAGACAAGGTTAGAATCAGGGGGATCTGTCGGTGCTTTACGTCTACAGAGACAAGGTTAGAATCAGGGGGATCTGTCGGTGCTTTACGTCTACAGAGACAAGGTTAGAATCAGGCGGTGCTTTACGTCTACAGAGACAAGGTTAGAATCAGGCGGTGCTTTACGTCTACAGAGACAAGGTTAGAATCAGGCGGTGCTTTACGTCTACAGAGACAAGGTTAGAATCAGGCGGTGCTTTACGTCTACAGAGACAAGGTTAGAATCAGGCGGTGCTTTACGTCTACAAAGACAAGGTTAGAATCAGGTTAGGGGGTGCTTTACGTCTACAGAGACAAGGTTCAGAATCAGAGACAAGGGCGGTGCTTTCTACGTCTACAGAGACAAGGTTAGAATCAGGCGGTGCTTTACAGACTATAGAGACAAGGTTAGAATCAGAGGTGGTGCTTTACGTCTACAGAGACAAGGTTAGAATCAGGCGGTGCTTTACGTCTACAGAGACAAGGTTAGAATCAGGCGGTGCTTTACGTCTACAGAGACAAGGTTAGAATCAGGTGGTGCTTTACGACTACAGAGACAAGGTTAGAATCAGGCGGTGCTTTACGTCTACAGAGACAAGGTTAGAATCAGGGGGTGCTTTACGTCTACAGAGACAAGGTTAGAATCAGGCGGTGCTTTACGTCTACAGAGACAAGGTTAGAATCAGGCGGTGCTTTACGTCTACAGAGACAAGGTTAGAATCAGGCGGTGCTTTACGTCTACAGAGACAAGGTTAGAATCAGGTGGTGCTTTACGTCTACAGAGACAAGGTTAGAATCAGGGGGTGTACAGAGACAAGGTGCTTTACGTCTACAGAGACAAGGTTAGAATCAGGGGATCTGTCGGTGCTTAGAATCAGGGAACAGAGACATTCAGGTTAGACAAGGTTAAGGCTCAATGTACAGGAGGCGGTTTATGGTCAATTCAGAATCACTGACCCCTAATACCCCTAATACCCCCCAAtagtaaataatactttttttaatgacaacacatacaattatttctAAGGTCTCTCAGGTACTGTACAGTCTGTGGTTAATAGCTGTGCCATTGATAGGGACCATGTGGGTATAACAGTGTTAATCTACAGATCAACACAACAAAAGACCAGGCGTTTAACTGTGGAGGTAAAGGGACATTACGTTAAAAAGACCAGGCGTTAACTGTGGAGGTAAAGGGACATTACGTTAAAAAGACCAGGCGTTAACTGTGGAGGTAAAGGGACATTACGTTAAAAAGACCAGGCGTTAACTGTGGAGGTAAAGGACATTACGTTAAAAAGACCAGGCGTTAACTGTGGAGGAGACAAGGGAATTGGGTCTACAGAGACAATTAGAATCACGGTGGTAAAGGGACATTAAAAAGACCATAATTTTTAACTGTGGAGGTAAAGGGACATTACGTTAAAAAGACCAGGATGATTAACTGGGTGGAGGTAAAGGGACATTACGTTCAGGCGTTTAACTGTGGAGGTAAAGGGACATTACGTTAAAAAGACCAGGCGTTAACTGTGGAGGTAAAGGGAGTGTATAATGAGGGATTCAACTGTGGAGGTAAAGGACATTACGTTGACCAGGCGTTAACTGTGGAGGTAAAGGGACATTACGTTAAAAAGACCAGGCGTTTAACTGTGGAGGTAAAGGGACATTACGTTAAAAAGACTAGGAGGAGGATGATTCACCTGGGTGGTTCAGGAGTGTATAATGAGGAGGATGATTCACCTGGGTGGTTCAGGAGGAGTGTATAATGAGGAAGATGATTCACCTGGGTGGTTCAGGAGTGTATAATGAGGAAGATGATTCACCTGGGTGGTTCAGGAGGAGTGTATAATGAGGAAGATGATTCACCTGGGTGGTTGAGGAGTGTATAATGAGGAAGATGATTCACCTGGGTGGTTCAGGAGTGTATAATGAGGAAGATGATTCACCTGGGTGGTTCAGGAGTGAATAATGAGGAAGATGATTCACCTGGGTGGTTCAGGAGGAGTGTATAATGAGGAAGATGATTCACCTGGGTGGTTCAGGAGTGTATAATGAGGAAGATGATTCACCTGGGTGGTTGAGGAGGGTGTCCAGTTCCTCTTTAGCGACCACCATCCTCAACTTGTCTCCACTGTCCACCACAAAGATGATGGCTTGACCctccctggggagagagggggcaaggGTCAACATGATTCACTGTCAGTACtacctaccgtgtgtgtgtgtgtgtgtgtgtgtgtgtgtatcactgtgtgtgtgtgtgtgtgtgtgtattgtgtgtatgtgtgtgtgtgtgtgtgtgtgtgtgtgtgtgtgtgtgtgtgtgtgtgtgtgtgtgtgtgtgtgtgtgtgtgtgtgtgtgtgtgtgtgtgtgtgtgtgtgtctgaacagaCTCACTTGTAGTAATGTTCCCAGAGGTTTCTGTATCGCCCTTGGCCAGACATGTCGAACACTgtgaaggagagactggagagaagaggaggatttagaagactggagagaagaggaggatttagagactggagagaagaggaggatttagaagactggagagaagaggaggatttagaagactggagagagaggaggatttagaagactggagagaagaggaggatttagaagactggagagagaggaggatttagaagactggagagaagaggaggatttagaagactggagagaagaggagagtttagaagactggagagaagaggaggatttagaagactggagagaagaggaggatttagaagactggagagaagaggaggatttagaagactggagagaagaggaggatttagaagactggagagaagaggaggatttagaagactggagagaagaggaggatttagaagactggagagaagaggaggatttagaagactggagagaagaggaggatttagaagactggagagagaggaggatttagaagactggagagaagaggaggatttagaagactggagagaagaggaggatttagaagactggagagaagaggaggatttagaagactggagagaagaggagatttagaagactggagagaagaggaggatttagaagactggagagaagaggaggatttagaagactggagagaagaggaggatttagaagactggagagaagaggaggatttagaagactggagagaagaggaggatttagaagactggagagaagaggaggatttagaagactggagagaagagga
It includes:
- the arl6 gene encoding ADP-ribosylation factor-like protein 6 isoform X1, translating into MGLFDKLAGWLGLKKKEVNVLCLGLDNSGKTTIINQLKPSNAQTQDIVPTIGFSIEKFKTSSLSFTVFDMSGQGRYRNLWEHYYKEGQAIIFVVDSGDKLRMVVAKEELDTLLNHPDVKHRRIPLLFFANKMDVRDALSSVKVSQLLCLENIKDKPWHICASDAVKGEGLPEGVDWLQDQIRTMRT
- the arl6 gene encoding ADP-ribosylation factor-like protein 6 isoform X2 is translated as MGLFDKLAGWLGLKKKEVNVLCLGLDNSGKTTIINQLKPSNAQTQDIVPTIGFSIEKFKTSSLSFTVFDMSGQGRYRNLWEHYYKEGQAIIFVVDSGDKLRMVVAKEELDTLLNHPGESSSSLYTPEPPRRKAPADPLAVLCQQDGRERRPVFSQGLPAPLPGEHQGQALAHLCQRCCERRRFT